The Betta splendens chromosome 12, fBetSpl5.4, whole genome shotgun sequence genome contains the following window.
TCCTTGCCCCGGATCACTACATCCTTAAAAGTGGCTCCCTTCATCTGCTCTTGAAATTCCTGccaaagcagaaaaagacaaTTGCAGTGAGTGAGGAGTAGTGAGCAGTGAGGATTCCAATCAACAGTCACACTGTTGTACAAGCGTTTTTGGCTGAGACCAAATGTTATTTCTTTTAGACAAGCATGAGTACACACTGCAGTGATGAACAAACTTCGTGCAGCGTTGGTGCACCCATTTACCTTAGGCAACTCAGACATAATGAGGCTGAACTGATGATCACAGAGAAGCTTCCAGAGGGCGAGAGTCTGATAGGAGCGATGCACTAACTGCTGGATCCCCTGCAGTGACACTTTCTCATAGACCTGGGCCTTGGCTGGATACGAGTAGAAAAGCAAATACACGAGTTGCAGAATTCACCACCAGTCAGAGTTATTTCTATCAACTATATATGGGACGTGGAcctttatatataatatttaagaaAAGGCAAGAGCTGCATTTTTCGCTCACTGTGATATTTCCTCTGGAgctcctgctggacctgctgagagTTGGATCCATCAGGACGCATAAATCCCAGAAGCCTTTGCTGAAGGTTGCCAGGGGATGTAAAACTAGCAAGAATCAAAACAGCGTTTGTTAGGATTGAGTAAGAATATCACATGGTTTTTTGAAATTGAATACCAAAAATAAAACTCATCTCAGCTGTGATACGTTTTTAATCTGCTTAAAATTAGAGATTTGATTGGTCAAGGTGTGTAACAGTTTCAAGGGAACTAATTCAACCTATTTAAACTCAAAatggtaattaaaaaaaatagctgGTACCTTGCAGCACCGAGAGAAGATGGACTGAACTGAGAGTTTTTATCAAGAAACTCCCTCAAACCGGAGAGCTCCATAATGACCGACTCCAAATCAGATGAACTCGCACTGCTTTCCAGCTGTGAGGACAACAGATAAAAAGGTTAGCACAAGCTGAAACCAggataattatttaaaaatgcagtACAAAGTATTTATCCTACTTACAATAGTAACAGCCTGGCTTCCATTGGTCATGGCTCTCTCAACAGCAAGGCTCCCGTCCCAAATATTACTGTAAGGTCATTAGGAAAGACGGCTCACAAACGCACTCGCACAAAAAAATTATTCGAGTGTCAACATGACTATTCATTCCAGTATTTTCATACCCAAGAATGCGAGCAAAGTAGATGCAAATTCCGTTGTGTTTCCCTGAGAAAATCACCTCTGGGCCAGTGGCCATGGGCGTGATGGGGGCAGCAGCTGAATGCATGGGGGTAAATGGTGTGGCCAAAGCTGGAGGAACAATTCCTAACAAAGAATTACAGCAATATATCAAGTGTGTGTCAGTAGCTTTAGATCAAATGTAATAAGTAAATGAACTGTGGGCAGGATTTTCTCACTACTTACCTGGTGCTGGGGAGCTAATCACAGGTCCAACTGTACTGGGAGATGCCATGGCTGCAGGAAATCTCATCTGAGCTTCTCCTCCATATCTTATTACAAGAACCAACAAACTGAGTTTAGTCGCTGTGTGATGAGATAAGGTGtccctgcatgtgtgtataAAATGTGTCAGTTCACCTGAAGAAGGCTCTTGTTGCCCATTGCGATACCTCCCTGTCACAAGCAGCGCTAGAAGAAGCCAGGATCAGTGCTGTGGCACATGCCTGCTCTTCCTGTACATAAAACACATTACATTTGAGCTTTTTTGAAGGCTACAAGGCACCATGTAATCATTCAAAAGGTTCAAAAGTCACAGTAACTGGGCAATAATATGATCTTTAATACCCTGTGTAGCTTGAAGAAGCGCTCTATTTCTTCACTTTCTCCTCCAGCACAGCTCACCAGCAGATGACGTAGCTGGTCTACCGGACGTAGTTTTTGAAAGATATGACTCCCCTATAGGACAGCAAGAAGCCATAACCACAATATGCATAAGCAAGACAtgacaaaacaacagcattgAATATATGCTTTAAATCAGGACAATCGTTTGTCACCTTTGCAGAGAGAAGGACAAACTTCTGAGGAGGAATATTGTGCTGCTGGACCACCACCGGTGAATCAGTGATAGGAATAAGTTCCTTGTTAAGAAGACTAAAAACCTTGGTTGGCCTCTGCTCATTGAGCGCACACAGAGCCCAAGAGTGCCCGTCTACATTAGACATCATCTGTAACGTAACAGAACAAAATGCACAAGTCTTATTAACCACTATAAGATTCAGTTGGCTGAGAAAAAAGTAATTTAACAGCTCTGAAAAGGTCAACAGTAGATACATGTAAActgtagattaaaaaaaaatgcacttgTAATATGCCAACCTGGGTTTCCATTAAGGGTTTCTTGAATGGAAAAGAGTCATGATTAATACACCAAAGAATGTCGCTATCCTCTGTCTCAGACGCTGCCATCAACAGAACTCCTACAAGATGtgagcaaagacaaaaaaagatgaTACAAATGTAGTTGTGTGCTGTCGACTACAAATAATATTCAAAGTTAAATAACATTCTTTATTTATAATGAACTGCAGGAAAAGGGGGCAAAGTATTTTTACCCTTGCTGTGCAATGCCTTATGGACTTTTGCAGGTTTCTGCAAGGTAGAGGATGCAGAAAAGCCTGGCGGCAGACGCACATGGATTAATGCTAACAGGCTAGGTCGAACGGCCATGTGCTTTTGTTGTGGAGGGGTAAAGGGTGTGGTACTGAAGTAGAGACGCACTCCTAAAAGCAGACAACATGAGGTTTAGACATACATGGAAAAACTATGCTAGTGTCTTACATTTATGCTCACTGTACGGTAATCTTTACCTGCATGAGTAACAGCTAGCAGATGACAATCTGAGGACTCAGATCTATCAATAACAGATATCTGGACAATTGGTTTGAAGACAGAGCGATCAATCGTCCTGTAATGAATGATGATGAGTTTTGTGAAGAAAATGAGAACAAATTGTACTTCCTGCTAAGCAAATCATATtgagaaaagtgaaaaaaacgCACACCTTGCTATGtttccagcagctgcaacaATGGAGCTTTGTGACATAGTTGCAACACGACTCATACCCTGCCCATCAGCACCCAGGTCATACACCTGAAGAAACCAAAATCCTAATTCTTACAACATACCAACAATCACAGGACAATTCCTTGGTGAACAACAAAGAACTTGACAAAGTAAAAATGAGGATTTCCATCCAAAGTAATACCTGCAGGACCCCTTTCTCAGATCGTGTGAATAGTGTGTTCCGAGAATTGTCAACAGCAATTTGTACAATGGGGTCTATAAAGCAAAAAGACAAGAAATGGTTACGCAAAAATTGTTGTTCAAATTGCAGACTGATTCTCatagaaatgtgtttgtttccttaCCATCTTCTGAGAAGGAGAACTGGAGTACAGAAGGGATGAGAAATGATAGAGAGCTTTTGGAATGGTTGATTTTTCTGCAGCGCTGACTTAGCCAGCCAGCCTCAGCCTGGTAAGCTATCTCATACAGGCAGCCATCCTTTCCAGCCATAAATATACGGCCCAGGTCTGTGGAGGTGATGGACAGGATGTAGGTATTGTCTGTGGGGATTGAGAATAGGGGGTCTGGTAGCAGCTGCATCCCACCAGACATACTGTCATTCAACCCTATGAAAGAAAAGAGAGGCAGCAATAAGTCAGAGATAAAAGATTCACATAATGCGTTTTCATTAATTTACATAGTTTCGTTTAGTGTCTTTGTTTAAGTGCTACATTAaaaaatgtacaataaaaaaGTTAGCTGCAGGTCATTGATACAGTGTTGTCAAACAGACTTACCAGCCTGACCCTTTGGGAAGCTCAGGCCAAGGATCACTACGTCCACAGAAGTGGCCAACACTAAGAGGTAGTGAATGTGTGGCTGTAAAATCCCTGAAGAGAACAACACAAATAATTAGGTTTAGTTAAGTACGACATTATGTTAAATCCCACTTAACAAGTGTTTATAGATACCTTGTTTTGGTTTTACCAGGCCCACTGCCAGAATGGTTTCAATCAGGCCATCAAAGTAGGCCACATCCCCTCTGCATGGAAACATCAATCATTATATTGAGAATAATTATAGATGTTGTCacttaatatataaatatattatataatatattataattaaatatatactCACCCATCTTCATAATTCCACATGAAGATGTCATTGTCAATAGTTAACCATGCTCGGCAAATCTCAGGAAAAACTCCCATCATGCAGTTACATTGCATGTCTACAAAACAGTTAAGCTGAAACTCAACTTCTGTGGGCAACAAAAAAGCAATGATGTAACACAGGCCATTATACATATTGGTGACTGTCATTACTGCTTCTGGGTGTCAAAGTGTTCAATCACTTATTCTTAGATGATATGAAAGGATACGGCTGAACTGCTCAACCAGTTCAGGTGGCAGAGGGACTCGGCGAACTGCACTGAGTTCTGGGAGGTTTGGCACACTTAATAGTCCAGGTCCCTGAAGGGGGTAGTCCATGTCAGACACGCCGGAGAGGGACGGCATATCTATAAACAACAAATCTAATTATACACCTTCATCTGAGTCAAAACCTATTATGATTATAATAACTTTCCTTTGcacacaaaaaataataaaatatgctACAATAGTTTACTAGGCTACAATGCAACATTACTCGAATTTCTTACATATTCCTTCTATACAACAGTCTTTGACAGTAACAAGGATTTTAACAATAGGATCCCTTATGGTGTTATATCACTACTGTAAACAAATACCAGTTAACTATCAGACACTCTTGAATCCACCACCCTCCACTCCATTCCTTACTGTGTGAGGGCACGCTGAGCAACTCAGACAGGTCGGGGAAGCAGCGGTCATCCTGCAGGTGCTTGTCAATCAGCCTGGCGGAGTTTTCCAGCGCTTCGGCGAGTGCAGCGGCGGGGCTGCTTGGTCCAGCGCTGGCAGGCATGGCTAGGCTACCAGGGCTAAGGTGTCTGCACGGGGAAACCGGTCAAACCGTGGCAAACGTCAACGGCATTAACAACGCAAGTCGCGATgtcaaaaggaaataaatgagaGATACGTCATAATGCATTTATTGTTAATTCAGTACcagctaatgttagcatgtTCATTCACAATTGCTGTATTAGTTAGCATTCTGCTAAAACTACAACACTATTGTGTAGCATGTAAGCTACATGCTAACTAAGTGTcaaataaagttttttaaagTGAACTGGTTGCTTTACCCGACTGAAATGTCTCCGCAGTAAACGGGGAGTTTGTGGCAAATGATTGTACTCAGCGACGAAGCAGGAAATttcaaacaaatacagtaaacacaggcaCACAACTAACAGCCCGCCAACCTCATGCACACAGCGACAGGATTTTTTTTCCGGTGagtctcttcttcacttgattTTATTTCTGTACAGTGAACAAAAGTGAAGCGCTGTGCTGCCCCCTATCGGTCAATAAACCGAGTGTTATATTTACATTATAGAAATGCAGTGGGGGCTACAGTAGATGTATACGAatacaaaattaaatataagTTTAACTAAGCCACTAAGTAACTAAAATTattcaaacacaaaatgaatcTAAAGTGATCTTGCAACATGGAGGGCTATTATTGACAAAAATATTAAGCTTTAATATTATCCAAACCACTTTACCGCTTGAAAATTTTAATTATATACGATTAATTATATGCGATAGACAGTTAATGTTATATATGTGTTATATATATGTtgacaaaaatataataatacaagAGTATCCACAAAAACACGTCCAAACAAGTAAGAAAGACATAAGAAAATTTTATTGTTGTATTGGTTCCACCAGGAAAGCGGAGACTCACTGTAATTTTGATCTGTGTTCTATAACATCAAAATCTCTATTAAAAACAATATCAACCTCCCCTGCATAGGCACAGATACTGCACTGCTTtaacataaataaattatatcaaAGATACTCCATTACACAGTGTGGGTGAACAACAAAGGTttgaaacaagaaaaacaatctGTTAACAGTTGTTGGAGCTCAGGTCAAGTGAATAGATGTATGTGGAGCTACTTTAAACTCCATAAACACTTTATTAAgaacatcattatcatcatttcCAACATTCACTTTACTTTGTACAGAATTATGTTCAGATataaacagttgtttagttaaaCTGTAGTACAGTGGGAGTAAAAATTAAAACCACCATGTTGCTGCACAACAGCGAAGGAACTCCTACAAAATGTTTTCCCAAACATTTCCTTGTTGTGTTTCTCCTCATGTTTAACTTAAAAACATCTGTATTCAAACAGGTCAGTGTTTCACAATACGTTCCCTCCGTCAGCTCATAAAATCTAAAAGGAGGCCACTTCCTCTTTGTCTGTGACATACAGCATCCACAAAGACCTGGGCTACCAAGGGTTGATCTCGGAGTCATTTCATATGATTAGCTCTTAGTCCCCTCCTTGGCAGCGTAAAGCGCCCGTAACGTCTGTGCCACTTTGTTTGTGAGCTTCTGTCCGCTTGTCAAGGAGATTTTCTTGTAAATAATGTCCGACTCCTTGATAGTGCCAACCCAAGGCACCTTTTTGCGACCATCCCGCTTCTTTGCCTCAGCCCAGGGCCCAGAGTAGGACCCGGTCATCCAGTGTATATCGTAGCCAGCTTTGGTCTTCTGGACAACCTTTGCAATTTGTGGTCTGTCTTTGTATTTGGGACAGCAGATGGCAACAACATCCATGACCTCCACTGTCTCATTCATGCGCCCGGAATCCTCTGTGGACTCCCCACCTTTCCTTGGTTTCCGCTGTGGATAAAAGAACGGTTGGAAGAGTAGTGGTTACCTTTATTTCTATGGgtttaataaatacacaaacattttcAATAACTGAACCTCAAATTTCCACACACATGGCTTTTATTGTGTCGCGGGTACAAGACCCGATTAAGGCCCAGTGCGAACAGTTTGTaagtaaaaatgttttccaGGTAACAGAATGTATGGTCTTACTGCTGGTGGATCGTcatcctcactctcctcctcatctgtgtCCACTGGAGCCGTGTGATTAttgtggctgtggttctggcgTTTTGGGCCCCTCAACAGTGAATTAATGGCTTTGTTTTTGGCATTGGCACTTgcttcaccctcctcctcctcttcatcacgaTCCAGGTGCTCCATCAGTACCTTGAACTAAGCAAAAAGAGCAAATGGCCaatgaaaacaaatttaaaacattagtcaaagatctgatatttaattagcattttttGGATGAGGGCTCCTGatttctgcaaaacaaaacaaacttacATCTAAATACTGCTTTACAATATTCCTCTTGGTCTCATAGGTGAGGTCTGTGATGCACAGATTACTCTTCAAAAAGTCCAGCGTCTGACGAGGGTTGAAGTGCACCTTGGACTTCCTGTTCACTGCCTTGTCGTAGACTTTGGCAGATTCTGTCGGGGAATATTTCTGGATTTTGCTGTAATCCAAACAAAACGATGAGCTTGTATCTTGTAAAATTATCAGTGCTAAGAAGAGTTACTAAAAGGTTTGTCCGAAACATATTTTTGCTGTGGCCTACCTGTCTGAGAAGCCATACAGATTCTTTAGATGCTGTttgagcaccagcagcagcagaatacCCTGTGAAGCACTGGCAAAGTCCAACAGGGGCTTGGGGTTTTCAGGTAGACGGTCAAACACTGCATCCTCGTTCTCCAAGTCTGAGTCTAAATCAGAAGCCACATTTTTCTTTTGCTGGTGGCTCatctcctcatcttcatcactgctACTGGATGCTGTGCTGCtatgctcatcatcatcatcaacatcatcatcatcagagctgTAGGTCTTTCGCCAAGccttttgcttcttcttcttcttcttcttctttttcatcattttcttttccttctttacAGGTTCCTTCCTTAAAGACTGCACAGACAAAACAGTCACTCGATtgatttaattcatttattaatttaatgtgtGTCAGAAGAGAAATTAACATTTTCTCACCTCTTTGAAAGACTGTAAAAGATTGCTACCAGAGACAGACAAAGTAATATCTATGTGGTGCATGATGAAAAGAGGCTCCTCTTGCGTCTGGTAGGGAAAACAGGCTAAGTTGTCCGCTATGAACAGCAGCATGTTCACCTCAGTTTTCTATAGGAGATAAAGCATGACAACAGCTCACACCCAGGCTTTAAAACTAAGCGtttttcagttttcattttaTACTTGGTTGCAAGGCTGCAAGGTTTGATGGAGCAGTGTATGGAAAGACTTACAGAGGTGTCATCAAACAGGTTGAGCAGAGAAATGAGGAAAGCCCTTCTGTGCTGTCTGTTGCCACGGACCAGCGTGTAGAGGTGGGAGCAGAGAGCCGAGTCTGAGTCCTCGTGGCGAAAACCTCGGAGTACTGCGTTTTTGGAGCCGTTTATGGCCTGTTGCACCTGATAAGACATCTTCAGCCCTGCAACAGCCTTCATCTGTAAATACACAAGAACAACCTTTACTAAGGCATGTGAAAAGCTACAGTTGTCTCACTGTCACGATAAACAACACTGCCACTCACATGAATGAATCCTGAATATTTCTTGTCAATCTCCACCAGCTGTTGGTCAGCTTTGTTCTTCATGGTGGGCTCAGGGTCTGTTCCCATTGCAATCAAATAGGGCACACACTACAAAAAGCAATTATTCCAGGTGAACAACTCACAATACAAATGAATCTCAAACTTGAAGTATATGCATGCATTTTATGAACTAGCATGGGTTTTGTATGCCGAAGTGTGAACAAACCTGGACCGGATGGATGAGCCCCTGGCTCAGGGTCAGTGTAATGACACTCAGGGCAAAGTGACGAACAGTCGACTGCGAATGGAAGAAAGACTCCAGCACCTGCTTCAGGTAAATCTGCATAATGGAGCTACTCATGCCTGATGAGATATCCCCCATCTCCTTTAGATCCTCCTGCTTTGCTTGATTCTTCCCTGAATAAAGTCATCAAACCAATAATTTTGGGGACGTTGATTAAGATTATTTATGTAACATTAGAGAATATTTAAGCTTTTATTAAACTCACATTCTCGATCAGCCTCCTGCATTCGAgaatcctcctcctgcaggtatGTCTGAAGGTTTTTTAGAACCTGGATCTTCAAACTAACCAAACTGTTCTCATCAGAGAGAATACTGGTGTAGAGTACCTTCAAATCCTGCACAAACATGAGCTCTGGGTACATGATGAACTGGAAACCTTGAGATCAGGAAATACAGCTGTATTAAACAGAGCgataacagacacacaaaaacaaaagatctAACACTAAAATGTTCCTACCTAAACCAATAATAGCCTTGAtctggacctcctcctcttcatgaGTGGTAAAGTATAGCAGAAGATCCAACACTTTGTCCTTAATGACAATCTAGGCAACACAAAAGAAGACGTAAATACTCATTCATGAATACAAGCTCTACAGGAGCTCAGAACATA
Protein-coding sequences here:
- the nup155 gene encoding nuclear pore complex protein Nup155; protein product: MPASAGPSSPAAALAEALENSARLIDKHLQDDRCFPDLSELLSVPSHNMPSLSGVSDMDYPLQGPGLLSVPNLPELSAVRRVPLPPELVEQFSHMQCNCMMGVFPEICRAWLTIDNDIFMWNYEDGGDVAYFDGLIETILAVGLVKPKQGILQPHIHYLLVLATSVDVVILGLSFPKGQAGLNDSMSGGMQLLPDPLFSIPTDNTYILSITSTDLGRIFMAGKDGCLYEIAYQAEAGWLSQRCRKINHSKSSLSFLIPSVLQFSFSEDDPIVQIAVDNSRNTLFTRSEKGVLQVYDLGADGQGMSRVATMSQSSIVAAAGNIARTIDRSVFKPIVQISVIDRSESSDCHLLAVTHAGVRLYFSTTPFTPPQQKHMAVRPSLLALIHVRLPPGFSASSTLQKPAKVHKALHSKGVLLMAASETEDSDILWCINHDSFPFKKPLMETQMMSNVDGHSWALCALNEQRPTKVFSLLNKELIPITDSPVVVQQHNIPPQKFVLLSAKGSHIFQKLRPVDQLRHLLVSCAGGESEEIERFFKLHREEQACATALILASSSAACDREVSQWATRAFFRYGGEAQMRFPAAMASPSTVGPVISSPAPGIVPPALATPFTPMHSAAAPITPMATGPEVIFSGKHNGICIYFARILGNIWDGSLAVERAMTNGSQAVTILESSASSSDLESVIMELSGLREFLDKNSQFSPSSLGAASFTSPGNLQQRLLGFMRPDGSNSQQVQQELQRKYHTKAQVYEKVSLQGIQQLVHRSYQTLALWKLLCDHQFSLIMSELPKEFQEQMKGATFKDVVIRGKELSGALITALINVYIKDNAPVDAISNHLRDICPLLYSSDDSVCSKANELLQSSKQIQSKTDKERTLRESMQLYQQISQHTDLPLVCSQYRQVRFYEGVLELCLTAADKKDPQRLGPHFYKNGEPEEDRVGQQAFQERLSCYKCITDTMQELVNQSKAAPQSPSVPKQPGPPVMTSDPNMLSNEEATAHFEQMLGLAQRSQDELFHIALYNWLIQADLTDKLLEVNSPYLEEHLMHMINQDQSKVHNMDLLWRYYEKNRNFGKAAHVLARLADMHSTEISLKQRLEYIARAILSAKSSSCISAQASDGEFLHELEEKMELVRIQVQIQETLIRQYSHHPSVKNVISQLDSELMDITKLYGEFADHYRLSECKLAIIHCAGHSDPILVHSLWQEIIEKELGDSVAMSPADRMRSLNLKLVSLGKIYAGTPRYFPLEFLVKFLEQEVCRLNWDVGFVTSTMQEIGVQLPRLLEVYDQLFKTRDPCWQRLRKPLHLVECIHVLLSGYVDDPSRVPTYDRRRFTNVCLDNICGYLVELQSLSPNATLQQTIGNFKSLQAKLQKLH